Proteins from a single region of Bacilli bacterium:
- a CDS encoding TIGR00282 family metallophosphoesterase: MNILFIGDIVGAAGRRAVLQVLPVLKRKFAPAFIIANAENAAHGRGITGKIANELFEAGIHCLTMGNHTWDNKEIFAFIDREKRMVRPANYPPGVPGTGVTVVRSENEELAVVNLQGRTFLPAIDCPFRTADQLLADLRKKHKLILVDFHAEATSEKIAMGWYLDGRVTAVVGTHTHVQTHDECVLPNGSAYVTDVGMVGSFEGVLGMEKDAVIQKFLTQLPMRFQVDDGKWQFHALLISADRTTGKANSVSLIRFRENELIME, translated from the coding sequence ATTAACATCCTGTTTATCGGCGATATCGTGGGGGCGGCTGGCCGCAGAGCGGTTCTGCAGGTTTTGCCGGTGCTGAAACGCAAATTCGCTCCCGCCTTTATTATTGCGAATGCGGAAAATGCCGCGCATGGGCGCGGCATTACGGGGAAAATCGCCAACGAATTGTTCGAAGCCGGCATCCACTGCCTGACGATGGGCAATCATACGTGGGACAACAAAGAAATTTTCGCCTTTATCGATCGGGAAAAGCGCATGGTGCGTCCGGCCAATTATCCGCCGGGGGTGCCGGGAACGGGCGTGACGGTCGTGCGCTCGGAAAACGAGGAGTTGGCGGTCGTCAATTTGCAGGGAAGAACGTTCCTTCCCGCCATTGATTGCCCGTTCCGCACCGCGGATCAATTGCTCGCCGATTTGCGCAAAAAGCATAAACTGATTTTGGTCGATTTTCACGCCGAAGCAACATCCGAGAAAATTGCCATGGGCTGGTATTTGGACGGCCGCGTTACCGCGGTGGTAGGTACGCACACGCATGTGCAGACGCATGACGAATGCGTGCTGCCGAATGGGTCGGCCTATGTGACGGACGTCGGGATGGTTGGATCATTTGAAGGCGTGCTGGGCATGGAAAAAGATGCTGTCATTCAGAAGTTTTTGACCCAGCTGCCCATGCGGTTTCAGGTCGACGACGGCAAATGGCAATTCCACGCTTTATTGATTTCCGCGGACCGGACAACGGGCAAAGCAAACTCCGTTTCGCTCATTCGCTTTAGGGAAAATGAATTGATTATGGAATAA
- the rny gene encoding ribonuclease Y, which yields MPAFIWILIVLVAGVISFGIGYFIRKSLAEAKISSAEQAAEQIVQQAYKDAEALKKETVLEAKDEAYRLRTEAEKDIRERRNEIQRQERRLLQKEESLDKKLESLERKEEKLTSKEKRIEEIQTQIEEALRKQTAELERISGLTSEEAKQILLATVEQEIKHETAQMIKDIEVAAREEGDKKAREIISLAIQRCAADHVAETTVSVVTLPNDEMKGRIIGREGRNIRALETLTGIDLIIDDTPEAVILSGFDPIRREIARNALEKLVADGRIHPARIEEMVEKSRKEVDERIREYGEQTTFEVGIHGLHPDMIKILGRLKFRTSYGQNVLKHSMEVAYLTGLMAAELGEDVTLAKRAGLLHDIGKALDHEVEGSHVEIGVELAKKYKEHPVVINSIASHHGDCEPTSVIAILVGAADALSAARPGARRETLETYIKRLEKLEEISESFEGVEKSYAIQAGREVRVMVQPEKIDDLEAFRLAREITKKIESELDYPGHIKVTVIRETRAVEYAK from the coding sequence ATGCCCGCATTCATCTGGATCCTGATCGTTCTCGTTGCTGGAGTAATAAGCTTTGGGATTGGTTATTTTATCCGCAAATCTCTTGCTGAGGCTAAAATTTCTAGTGCCGAGCAGGCTGCTGAACAAATTGTCCAGCAGGCATATAAAGACGCTGAGGCATTGAAGAAAGAAACGGTGCTGGAAGCGAAAGATGAAGCCTATCGCTTGCGGACCGAAGCTGAAAAAGACATTCGTGAGCGTCGCAATGAAATCCAACGCCAAGAAAGACGACTGTTGCAAAAAGAGGAGTCGCTGGATAAAAAATTAGAATCTCTAGAGCGAAAAGAAGAAAAGCTTACCAGCAAAGAGAAGCGAATTGAAGAAATACAGACGCAAATTGAAGAAGCGTTAAGAAAGCAGACAGCGGAATTGGAAAGAATTTCGGGTCTGACATCGGAAGAAGCGAAGCAGATTTTGCTCGCTACTGTCGAACAGGAAATCAAGCATGAAACAGCGCAAATGATCAAGGATATTGAAGTTGCGGCCAGGGAAGAAGGGGATAAAAAAGCGCGAGAAATTATATCCCTGGCGATTCAGCGTTGTGCTGCAGACCATGTGGCGGAAACGACCGTTTCGGTCGTTACGCTGCCTAACGATGAAATGAAAGGCAGGATTATCGGGCGTGAAGGAAGAAATATTCGCGCGTTGGAAACGTTGACCGGTATCGATCTCATTATTGACGATACCCCGGAAGCCGTAATCTTGTCCGGGTTTGACCCGATTCGTCGGGAAATTGCCCGCAACGCGTTGGAAAAACTGGTTGCAGACGGCCGAATTCATCCTGCGCGCATCGAGGAGATGGTTGAGAAATCCCGCAAGGAAGTGGATGAGCGCATTCGCGAATACGGCGAACAAACCACTTTCGAAGTGGGCATTCACGGCCTTCATCCCGATATGATCAAGATTTTGGGCCGATTGAAGTTCAGGACAAGCTACGGTCAAAATGTGCTGAAGCATTCCATGGAAGTAGCGTACTTGACCGGATTGATGGCTGCAGAATTGGGAGAAGATGTTACCCTGGCAAAACGTGCAGGATTGCTGCACGATATTGGCAAAGCATTAGACCATGAAGTGGAAGGTTCACATGTTGAGATTGGCGTCGAATTGGCAAAGAAATACAAAGAGCATCCGGTTGTGATCAACAGTATCGCATCCCACCATGGGGATTGTGAGCCGACTTCCGTAATCGCCATACTGGTCGGAGCGGCTGACGCGTTGTCCGCAGCCCGCCCGGGAGCGCGGCGGGAAACTTTGGAAACTTACATCAAACGGCTGGAAAAGCTGGAAGAGATTTCGGAATCGTTCGAAGGCGTGGAAAAATCTTACGCCATTCAAGCAGGACGCGAAGTGCGCGTAATGGTGCAGCCTGAGAAGATTGACGATCTTGAAGCGTTCCGCCTGGCCCGCGAAATTACGAAAAAAATCGAAAGCGAACTCGATTATCCCGGTCACATCAAAGTCACGGTTATCCGGGAAACGCGCGCTGTCGAATATGCTAAATAA
- a CDS encoding dipeptidase yields the protein MRVFDAHCDVLSKMFEQDVAFDDAAALDAALPRLISGNVQVQTFALFLPEEQSVPTFRKLIRLTDLFYERVASFPEIRVLRCREDLAALKKGEIGALLSLEGVGGLEGDFAYLRTLYRLGLRVVGLTWNFANWAADGVRETRQGGLTQKGRALIAECERLQLIVDVSHLTERGFWEVAELNARPFIASHSNVYELCAHPRNLNERQIKEIIRRDGRIGLTFVPYFLHESHQATIGTLLLHLDHICAMGGEHHVGFGSDFDGITEWTEGLRHAGDYQRLANALTKYFNQEQVEAFLYGNWRRFYENNLPSCGDSANLSKN from the coding sequence ATGAGGGTATTTGACGCGCACTGCGATGTGTTGAGCAAAATGTTCGAGCAGGATGTGGCGTTTGACGACGCCGCCGCATTGGATGCGGCATTGCCCCGTTTGATCAGCGGCAATGTTCAAGTGCAGACGTTTGCCCTGTTTTTGCCCGAAGAGCAAAGCGTTCCCACCTTTCGAAAGCTGATTCGTTTGACCGATCTCTTTTACGAACGGGTGGCAAGCTTTCCGGAAATACGGGTTTTGCGCTGCCGGGAGGATCTTGCCGCGTTAAAAAAAGGCGAGATCGGGGCATTGTTAAGCCTTGAAGGCGTGGGCGGATTGGAAGGCGATTTTGCGTATTTGCGCACGCTGTATCGGCTTGGTTTGCGCGTTGTCGGGCTAACCTGGAATTTTGCCAATTGGGCGGCGGACGGCGTTCGGGAAACGCGGCAGGGAGGTTTGACGCAAAAAGGACGGGCGCTCATTGCGGAATGTGAACGGTTGCAGCTTATTGTGGATGTGTCGCATTTGACCGAGCGCGGATTTTGGGAAGTGGCGGAACTCAACGCGCGCCCATTTATCGCGTCACACTCCAATGTTTACGAATTGTGCGCGCATCCGCGCAACCTGAATGAACGGCAAATCAAAGAAATCATCAGGCGCGACGGGCGCATTGGCCTGACATTTGTGCCTTACTTTTTGCATGAATCGCACCAAGCGACAATCGGCACGCTGCTTTTGCATCTCGACCATATTTGCGCCATGGGCGGGGAACATCATGTCGGGTTCGGCTCGGATTTTGACGGCATCACGGAATGGACGGAAGGCTTGCGGCATGCCGGAGATTATCAGCGCCTGGCTAACGCTTTGACAAAATATTTTAATCAGGAGCAGGTAGAAGCTTTTCTGTATGGGAACTGGCGCCGTTTTTACGAAAACAATCTGCCTTCGTGCGGCGATTCCGCGAATCTATCGAAAAATTAG
- a CDS encoding competence/damage-inducible protein A, producing the protein MKAEVIAVGTELLMGQIANTNAKYLAERLAALGIDHHFQTVVGDNRKRVKEALAIAVKRADLLILTGGLGPTEDDLTREAVADFLGRDVEIDTAAEERIVQYFRRQNRQMTANNLRQAEIIAGARPLPNDNGLAVGSALSDGDRHYLLLPGPPRELIPMFAHYAEPWLRSLIPDTAPLFSVIIKFAGIGESALVEQIADLISEQTDPSIAPYAKDGEVALRLTTRAESKRQADAAFAPIIAELEKRLGNFLYAKADIPLEQAVVDEYASMGLTLAVAESCTGGMIGELITSVPGSSAVFAGGFITYSNEWKHKWLHVPLSLLEGEGAPGAVSGETAASMVEGLLASTDAKIGVAVTGVAGPAHSERKPVGLVYIAIAKRGAPARVEECRFGGNREGIRIRAAKRALYLLWQAARE; encoded by the coding sequence ATGAAAGCTGAAGTAATCGCGGTCGGAACCGAGCTGTTAATGGGGCAGATTGCCAATACCAACGCGAAATATTTGGCGGAACGGTTGGCGGCGCTCGGCATTGACCATCATTTTCAAACTGTAGTGGGAGACAATCGAAAGCGCGTCAAGGAAGCGTTGGCAATTGCCGTTAAACGGGCGGATTTGCTCATCCTGACCGGCGGTTTGGGACCGACCGAGGATGACTTGACGCGGGAAGCGGTGGCTGATTTTTTGGGAAGGGATGTGGAGATCGACACGGCCGCCGAAGAGCGGATTGTCCAGTATTTTCGCAGGCAGAACAGGCAAATGACGGCCAACAATTTGCGGCAAGCGGAAATTATTGCCGGCGCACGGCCGCTGCCGAACGACAACGGGCTGGCCGTGGGATCGGCACTGTCGGACGGGGATCGGCATTATTTGCTGCTGCCCGGCCCGCCGCGCGAGCTTATCCCGATGTTCGCCCATTATGCGGAGCCATGGCTGCGCTCGCTTATTCCCGATACGGCGCCGCTTTTTTCCGTGATCATCAAGTTTGCCGGAATCGGTGAATCAGCATTGGTGGAACAAATTGCCGATCTCATTTCCGAACAGACCGATCCTTCGATCGCGCCGTACGCGAAGGACGGGGAAGTCGCATTGCGATTGACGACCCGCGCGGAAAGCAAGCGGCAAGCCGATGCCGCGTTTGCGCCGATCATTGCCGAACTGGAAAAACGGCTGGGCAACTTTTTATATGCAAAAGCGGATATTCCGCTCGAGCAGGCGGTCGTTGACGAATACGCAAGCATGGGGCTGACATTGGCCGTCGCGGAAAGCTGCACCGGCGGCATGATAGGCGAACTGATTACATCCGTGCCCGGAAGTTCGGCTGTTTTTGCCGGAGGTTTCATTACCTACTCCAATGAATGGAAGCATAAGTGGCTGCATGTTCCGTTATCGCTGCTGGAAGGCGAGGGCGCTCCCGGAGCGGTGAGCGGCGAAACGGCGGCGAGCATGGTCGAAGGCTTGCTGGCTTCGACGGACGCTAAAATCGGTGTCGCCGTCACCGGCGTGGCGGGACCTGCGCATTCCGAGCGCAAGCCCGTCGGTCTGGTGTATATCGCGATCGCCAAACGGGGGGCGCCGGCGCGTGTCGAGGAATGCAGGTTCGGCGGGAACCGCGAAGGCATTCGTATACGCGCGGCCAAGCGGGCGTTATATTTGTTGTGGCAGGCTGCCAGGGAATAA
- a CDS encoding stage V sporulation protein S: MEVLKVSAKSNPNSVAGALAGVLRERGAAELQAIGAGALNQAIKAVAIARGFVAPSGVDLICIPAFTDIKIDGEDRTAIKLIVEPR, translated from the coding sequence ATGGAGGTATTAAAAGTTTCCGCAAAATCCAATCCAAACTCCGTAGCCGGGGCACTTGCAGGCGTTCTGCGCGAGCGTGGAGCGGCAGAATTACAGGCAATCGGCGCCGGTGCTCTCAATCAAGCAATTAAAGCAGTTGCGATCGCCAGAGGATTTGTTGCGCCTAGTGGTGTCGACCTCATCTGTATCCCGGCATTTACAGATATAAAGATTGACGGGGAAGATCGGACTGCTATCAAATTAATCGTTGAGCCGCGGTAA
- the recA gene encoding recombinase RecA encodes MTDRRAALEMALRQIEKQFGKGSIMKLGENAHMQVETVPSGSLALDIALGTGGLPRGRIIEIYGPESSGKTTVALHAIAEVQKRGGQAAFIDAEHALDPLYSKNLGVNIDELLLSQPDTGEQALEIAEALVRSGAVDIIVIDSVAALVPKAEIEGEMGDSHVGLQARLMSQALRKLSGAISKSKTIAIFINQLREKVGVMFGNPETTPGGRALKFYSSVRLDVRRVESIKQGNDVVGNRTRIKVVKNKVAPPFKQADIDIMYGEGISREGSIIDIGTELDIVEKSGAWYSFDGERLGQGRENAKQYLKDNPQIADTIEQKIREASQLSAMSKSLADADDDAAMPE; translated from the coding sequence TTGACAGATCGACGCGCTGCACTGGAAATGGCGCTACGCCAAATCGAGAAACAATTCGGCAAAGGTTCTATCATGAAACTGGGGGAAAACGCCCATATGCAGGTTGAGACCGTTCCGAGCGGTTCGCTTGCCCTTGATATCGCGCTGGGTACCGGCGGGTTGCCGCGCGGAAGAATCATTGAAATTTACGGACCGGAATCATCCGGCAAGACGACCGTTGCGCTGCACGCGATCGCCGAAGTGCAAAAAAGAGGCGGCCAAGCCGCTTTTATTGATGCGGAACATGCGCTTGATCCGCTGTATTCCAAAAATCTGGGCGTCAACATCGACGAATTGCTGCTGTCGCAGCCGGACACCGGCGAGCAAGCGTTGGAAATTGCCGAAGCGCTTGTCAGAAGCGGAGCGGTCGATATCATCGTCATCGACTCCGTCGCGGCGCTCGTGCCCAAAGCGGAAATCGAAGGCGAAATGGGCGATTCGCATGTCGGTTTGCAGGCGCGGCTCATGTCGCAAGCATTGCGCAAACTTTCCGGGGCCATCAGCAAATCGAAAACAATCGCCATCTTTATTAACCAGCTTCGCGAAAAAGTCGGCGTCATGTTCGGCAATCCGGAAACGACACCAGGCGGCCGTGCGCTCAAGTTTTATTCCTCTGTCCGGCTGGATGTGCGGCGAGTGGAGTCGATCAAACAAGGCAATGATGTGGTAGGCAACCGCACGCGCATTAAAGTCGTGAAAAATAAAGTCGCGCCGCCGTTTAAACAGGCGGATATCGATATCATGTACGGCGAAGGGATATCCAGGGAAGGCAGCATCATCGACATTGGCACGGAGCTCGATATTGTGGAAAAGAGCGGCGCCTGGTATTCATTTGACGGCGAACGGCTCGGACAAGGTCGGGAAAACGCCAAGCAATATTTGAAAGATAACCCGCAAATTGCCGATACAATCGAACAAAAGATTCGCGAGGCGAGCCAGTTGTCCGCAATGTCGAAAAGTTTGGCGGATGCGGACGACGATGCGGCCATGCCGGAATGA
- a CDS encoding RecX family transcriptional regulator — MMAHHEQIQILRIERLKARQYLIMADDGQSFTIHEDLLVRFGLSKGKLLSREQIEQLLSENSAHAAYRLALRFIGIRQRSAREVRKKLTEKQYTTAIIDQVIAKLTGQGFLNDRAYAENVSEQRMLVQKKGRRWVANELRQKGVGNALIQEALNKIDAESEYRAALLLAEKKWRMSSGDNRKKAEKTAGFLLRRGYSGSIVARALREIRGSMSENDDDGLTEEAFTDMFPED; from the coding sequence ATGATGGCTCATCACGAGCAAATTCAGATTTTGCGGATTGAACGGCTTAAGGCGCGGCAATACTTGATTATGGCCGATGATGGGCAATCGTTCACGATACATGAAGATTTGCTTGTCCGCTTTGGGTTAAGCAAAGGAAAACTGCTTTCGCGCGAGCAAATCGAACAGTTACTATCTGAAAATTCGGCACATGCCGCGTATCGGCTGGCGCTGCGGTTTATCGGCATAAGACAGCGGAGCGCCCGGGAAGTCCGCAAAAAACTGACGGAAAAACAATACACAACCGCCATCATCGATCAGGTGATCGCCAAACTGACGGGGCAAGGTTTTCTCAATGACCGCGCCTATGCGGAAAATGTAAGCGAACAGCGCATGCTCGTGCAAAAAAAAGGGCGCAGATGGGTCGCGAACGAACTGCGGCAAAAAGGCGTCGGCAACGCGCTGATTCAGGAAGCGTTAAATAAAATCGACGCGGAATCCGAATATCGCGCGGCTTTGCTGCTGGCAGAGAAAAAGTGGCGCATGAGCAGCGGGGACAACCGCAAAAAGGCGGAAAAAACCGCGGGGTTTTTGCTGCGGCGCGGTTATAGCGGCAGTATTGTCGCGCGCGCATTGCGGGAAATCCGCGGCAGCATGTCGGAAAATGATGATGACGGGCTAACCGAAGAAGCCTTTACGGACATGTTCCCCGAAGACTAA